ATAATCACATAAACGGGACTCTGTTCAAGAGGCTTACGTGCAGGGACAGAAGATTCGCATAAGACTGAAGTCTTTCGACCACGCGTTGATCGACCGGTCGACAGAGGACATAGTCAAGACGGCTATGGAGACGGGCGCACAGGTGGTTGGGCCGATTCCGCTGCCCACCAAGCGCAGTGTTTTCACGGTGAACCGCTCTCCGCATGTCGACAAGAAGAGCCGTGAGCAGTTCGAGCTCAAGACGCACAAGCGCCTGATCGAGATCTACAACAGCAAGCCTCAGACCATCGACGCGTTGACCAAGCTCGATCTGCCCGCCGGGGTGGACATCGAGATCAAGGTCTGACGCGCACGCGATGGACGGCAGGCTCGCGCGGGGGTCAATCGCCGCAGGCGGCGGACGCCGCCCCGTGTCGAGAGACAAACTGAGGACTTTATAATCCTCGAGAGGTAATGGATGCTTGGATTAATCGGAAAGAAAATGGGCATGACCCGGATATTCAGCCCCGAAGGGCTGGCTGTGCCGGTGACCGTGATCCAGGCCGGGCCCTGCAAGGTGACCCAGGTCAAGACCGGCGCCAAGGAAGGTTACGAGGCGATCCAGGTCGGCTTCGGAGCGCGTAAGGAGAAGAACCTTACTCGCGCGGTCAAGGGACATCTGGCCAAGGTGCCGGGATTCTTCCCGGTGCGGCTGGGCGAGTTCCGCCTGGACGACGCCGGAGAGTACACGGTGGGCCAGGACCTGGATGTGACGATTTTCGAGGCCGGCGAGATAGTGGACGTGATCGGTGTGATGAAGGGCCGCGGTTTTCAGGGCGTCATCCGGCGTCACGGACACAGCGGCGGCAGCGAGACCCACGGCAACACCGCACACCGCGTTCCGGGTTCGGTCGGCTCGTCCGCCGATCCGTCGCGCACCTGGAAGAACCTGAAGCTTCCGGGCCAGTACGGCAACACCCGTCAGACCCAGAAAAACCTTCAGGTGGTAAAAGTGGATGTCGAGCGTGGCATCCTGTTCATCAAGGGAGCGGTCCCGGGTCCGGCCAACGGCCTGGTGACAATCAGAAAGCAAAAGTAATGCAGGCTCCGCCGCGAAATGTGCCCGCGGCACTGAGCGTAACAGACTGAGGAAACCATGACGCAGGCAGGATTGTACAGGCAGAACGGAGAAAAAGCGGGTGAGGTGGGACTGCCCGAAAGCTATTTCGGGGCACAGATCAAAGAGGGTCCCGTCTACTATGCGGTGAACGCCCTGCTGACCAACCAGCGTCAGGGTGATGCATCGACCAAGACCCGCGGCCAGGTGAATTTCAGCACCAAGAAACCCTGGCGTCAGAAAGGCACCGGACGTGCGCGCGCCGGTATGCGCAGCAGCCCGGTGTGGCGTCACGGCGGCACGGTGTTCGGCCCTCACCCCAAGGAGTACGACGTGCGCGTGC
Above is a window of bacterium DNA encoding:
- the rplC gene encoding 50S ribosomal protein L3; the protein is MLGLIGKKMGMTRIFSPEGLAVPVTVIQAGPCKVTQVKTGAKEGYEAIQVGFGARKEKNLTRAVKGHLAKVPGFFPVRLGEFRLDDAGEYTVGQDLDVTIFEAGEIVDVIGVMKGRGFQGVIRRHGHSGGSETHGNTAHRVPGSVGSSADPSRTWKNLKLPGQYGNTRQTQKNLQVVKVDVERGILFIKGAVPGPANGLVTIRKQK
- the rpsJ gene encoding 30S ribosomal protein S10 — translated: MQGQKIRIRLKSFDHALIDRSTEDIVKTAMETGAQVVGPIPLPTKRSVFTVNRSPHVDKKSREQFELKTHKRLIEIYNSKPQTIDALTKLDLPAGVDIEIKV